One window of Pseudomonas sp. ML2-2023-3 genomic DNA carries:
- a CDS encoding sodium:solute symporter, producing MALDLLVVLIYAAAMLVLGYYGMRKAKTHEDYLVAGRNLGPTLYMGTMAATVLGGASTVGTVRLGYVHGISGFWLCAALGCGIIALNLFLAKPLLKLKIFTVTQVLEKRYNPMARQASAVIMLAYALMIGVTSILAIGTVLEVLFDLPFWISVLLGGGVVVIYSTIGGMWSLTLTDIVQFAIKTIGLMFVLLPICLYRVGGWDELVSKLPASNFSFTSIGWDTIITYFMIYFFGILIGQDIWQRVFTAKTARVAKYAGTFAGLYCILYGLTCALIGMAAHVLLPDLDNVNNAFAAIVKVSLPDGIRGLVIAAALAAMMSTASAGLLAASTVLTEDLLPRLRGGKQSSLNINRLFTLLTGFAVLGIALVVSDVISALTLAYNLLVGGMLVPLIGAIFWKRATTAGAITSMSLGFVTALGFMLKDGLEANTPIYYSLGVALISFVVVSLMDRRPASVVSAA from the coding sequence ATGGCTTTAGATCTACTGGTCGTCCTTATCTACGCTGCGGCAATGCTGGTGCTGGGTTACTACGGCATGCGCAAGGCCAAGACCCACGAAGACTATCTGGTCGCAGGCCGCAACCTGGGCCCTACGCTCTACATGGGCACCATGGCCGCGACAGTACTGGGCGGGGCTTCCACCGTCGGCACCGTGCGCCTGGGTTATGTGCACGGAATTTCAGGCTTCTGGCTGTGTGCCGCACTGGGTTGCGGGATCATCGCGCTGAACCTGTTCCTGGCCAAGCCGTTGCTCAAGCTGAAAATATTCACCGTGACCCAGGTACTGGAAAAGCGCTACAACCCGATGGCCCGCCAGGCCAGCGCGGTGATCATGCTGGCCTACGCGCTGATGATTGGCGTGACCTCGATTCTGGCCATTGGCACCGTACTGGAAGTCCTGTTCGATCTTCCTTTCTGGATTTCCGTACTGCTGGGCGGCGGCGTGGTGGTGATTTACTCGACCATTGGCGGCATGTGGTCGCTGACCCTGACAGATATCGTGCAATTTGCGATCAAGACCATCGGCCTGATGTTCGTGCTGCTGCCGATCTGCCTGTACCGCGTCGGCGGCTGGGACGAACTGGTCAGCAAGCTGCCCGCATCGAACTTCAGCTTCACCAGCATCGGCTGGGACACGATCATCACTTACTTCATGATCTACTTCTTCGGCATCCTGATCGGCCAGGACATCTGGCAGCGTGTGTTTACCGCCAAAACGGCCCGGGTGGCGAAGTACGCAGGGACATTCGCAGGCCTGTATTGCATCCTCTACGGCCTGACGTGCGCGCTGATCGGCATGGCCGCACACGTGCTGCTACCGGACCTGGACAACGTCAACAACGCTTTCGCCGCCATCGTGAAAGTCTCGCTGCCAGACGGTATTCGCGGCCTGGTGATCGCTGCGGCCCTGGCGGCCATGATGTCGACCGCCAGCGCTGGCTTGCTGGCAGCCTCCACAGTGCTGACCGAGGATCTGCTGCCAAGGCTGCGTGGCGGCAAGCAATCGAGCCTCAATATCAACCGCTTGTTTACCTTGCTGACAGGCTTTGCCGTACTGGGCATCGCCCTGGTGGTCTCTGATGTCATCAGCGCCCTCACCCTGGCTTACAACCTGCTGGTCGGCGGCATGCTGGTGCCATTGATCGGGGCGATTTTCTGGAAGCGGGCCACCACTGCGGGCGCCATCACCAGCATGAGCCTGGGGTTTGTCACGGCACTGGGGTTCATGCTCAAGGATGGCCTGGAAGCCAACACGCCCATTTATTACAGCCTGGGCGTGGCGCTGATCAGCTTTGTTGTGGTTAGCCTGATGGATCGACGCCCTGCTTCGGTGGTGAGCGCCGCCTGA
- a CDS encoding S1 RNA-binding domain-containing protein, whose protein sequence is MALIGRYNSLQVVKHTSFGLYLDGGADGEILLPNRYIPKDIPSEDEDWLNVFVYLDSADKLIATTEKPKVQVGEFASLKVVEVNSIGVFLDWGLPKDLLLPYSEEKRQMTAGEYVVVHVYLDKHTRRITATARLDRYLDKTPANYQVGQEVDLLVAEATDMGFKAVINNKHWGLIHKNEIFKFMRAGKQEKGFIKEIRADGKISLSLQPVGQEAASSLNSKILSKLRDNNGVLAVSDKSAPEVISNHFGVSKGNFKKAIGALYKEGKIAIHPDRIELI, encoded by the coding sequence ATGGCTTTAATCGGTCGCTACAACAGTTTGCAAGTGGTTAAACATACAAGTTTTGGTTTGTATCTCGATGGCGGGGCAGACGGCGAAATCCTGTTGCCGAATCGTTATATTCCCAAAGATATTCCCAGTGAAGATGAAGACTGGCTCAACGTATTTGTTTATTTGGACAGCGCTGACAAGTTAATTGCCACCACTGAAAAACCAAAAGTTCAGGTCGGTGAGTTCGCCAGTCTTAAAGTGGTTGAAGTTAACAGCATTGGTGTATTCCTCGATTGGGGGCTGCCAAAAGATTTGCTGCTGCCGTATTCCGAAGAAAAACGCCAGATGACCGCCGGCGAATATGTCGTGGTGCACGTCTACCTCGACAAGCACACACGCCGTATCACCGCGACTGCCCGTCTGGACCGTTATCTGGACAAAACCCCGGCCAACTATCAGGTAGGCCAGGAAGTTGATCTGTTGGTGGCCGAGGCCACGGACATGGGTTTCAAAGCCGTGATCAACAACAAGCACTGGGGTTTGATCCACAAAAATGAAATCTTCAAGTTCATGCGTGCGGGCAAGCAAGAGAAAGGTTTCATCAAGGAAATCCGCGCTGACGGCAAAATCAGCCTGAGCCTGCAACCGGTCGGCCAGGAAGCAGCCAGCAGCCTGAACTCAAAGATCCTCAGCAAGTTGCGCGACAATAACGGCGTGCTGGCAGTCAGCGACAAAAGTGCTCCTGAAGTGATCAGCAACCATTTTGGCGTCAGCAAGGGCAACTTCAAAAAAGCCATTGGCGCGCTGTACAAGGAAGGCAAGATTGCGATCCACCCGGACCGCATCGAATTGATCTGA
- a CDS encoding putrescine utilization regulator PtrR: protein MEFSQLRIFQAVAQEGSITRAAERLHRVPSNLSTRLKQLEEQMGVELFVRERQRLQLSPAGQVLLDYTARLFALHDEALSAVQGGVPSGKFTLGTMYSTAAIHLPGLLAHYHRTYPAVSLHVQSGPSGELLEGLLTGRLDAALVDGPLELAGLDGVEFCEESLVLISDLDHPPIGRARDVQGREVFTFRQGCSYRARLEAWYASDRASLGRVMEIESYQGMLACVAAGSGVALMPASMLASLPGRENVRIHPLKQPFASATTWLMWRKGMMGANLNAWIELQQTAPLPNGAVSPQLKVLP from the coding sequence GTGGAATTCAGCCAGCTACGGATTTTTCAGGCTGTGGCCCAGGAAGGATCGATCACTCGTGCGGCTGAGCGCCTGCATCGAGTGCCTTCAAATCTGTCGACTCGGCTCAAGCAGCTTGAGGAACAGATGGGCGTCGAGCTGTTCGTACGTGAGCGCCAGCGCCTGCAGTTGTCTCCTGCGGGGCAAGTGTTGCTGGACTACACGGCACGGCTATTTGCCCTTCACGATGAAGCCCTGAGCGCCGTTCAGGGGGGCGTGCCTTCGGGCAAGTTCACGCTGGGGACGATGTACAGCACGGCGGCGATCCACTTGCCGGGTCTGCTGGCGCACTATCACCGCACGTATCCGGCAGTGAGTTTGCACGTTCAGTCGGGCCCCAGCGGCGAGTTACTCGAAGGGCTGTTGACGGGGCGTCTGGATGCCGCGCTGGTGGATGGCCCGCTGGAGTTGGCCGGGCTGGACGGTGTGGAGTTCTGTGAAGAGAGCCTGGTGCTTATCAGCGATCTGGACCATCCACCGATTGGCCGTGCCCGGGACGTACAAGGCAGGGAAGTCTTTACCTTTCGTCAGGGCTGTTCATATCGCGCCCGGCTTGAAGCCTGGTACGCCAGCGACCGTGCCTCCTTGGGGCGGGTGATGGAGATCGAGTCCTATCAAGGGATGCTGGCGTGTGTGGCGGCGGGTTCAGGGGTGGCGCTGATGCCGGCGTCGATGCTGGCCAGCTTGCCGGGGCGAGAAAATGTCAGGATACATCCCTTGAAACAACCTTTTGCCAGCGCCACAACATGGTTGATGTGGCGAAAAGGCATGATGGGCGCCAACTTGAATGCGTGGATTGAGCTGCAGCAGACGGCGCCGTTGCCAAATGGGGCTGTGTCGCCGCAACTCAAGGTGCTGCCTTGA
- a CDS encoding MFS transporter yields MSPLIRLLASFIALMMAMGIGRFSLTPQLPHLIGEGQIDLTGAGLIAAANYLGYLLGALDAMRARRPEQVRGRLHTGLWLCVLLTLVSYWAYGFWPHLLLRFGSGIASAWVMVMITALSQHIALTENRPRLGALVFAGPGLGVMLTGLLALAANVTGQNSATLWMIYAVAALLMLLVIWPALPQPASTAAQTHTSAPDSRQPGIARLGAIYGLYGLGYIIPATFLSQMANARFHGQWQADLFWPAFGLCAAIGVVLISFRRHRPATTRYWLMGALWVQAFGVLACLIPSSAGLALGVILCGTPFLACMSLVMQRSRDLAPRATARNAALLTACFAVGQLSGPLLAALSSHFSGGLQPALIIAASGLLLAGVLAWKSISAPAERALCGAPTAQR; encoded by the coding sequence ATGTCGCCCCTGATCCGCTTACTCGCCAGCTTTATCGCGCTCATGATGGCCATGGGCATTGGACGCTTCTCCCTGACCCCGCAACTGCCTCACTTGATTGGCGAAGGGCAGATCGACCTGACCGGCGCCGGGCTGATTGCTGCCGCCAACTACCTTGGCTATCTGCTCGGAGCACTGGATGCCATGCGCGCCCGGCGTCCGGAGCAGGTGCGCGGCCGTTTGCACACTGGCCTGTGGCTGTGCGTCCTGCTGACTCTGGTTTCGTACTGGGCCTACGGTTTTTGGCCGCACCTGCTCTTGCGGTTTGGTTCCGGTATCGCCAGTGCCTGGGTGATGGTCATGATTACCGCGCTTAGTCAGCACATAGCTCTCACTGAGAATCGGCCACGCCTGGGCGCCCTGGTGTTTGCCGGGCCCGGTCTTGGCGTGATGCTTACCGGCTTGTTGGCACTGGCAGCCAATGTAACCGGGCAAAACTCGGCCACCCTCTGGATGATCTATGCCGTGGCGGCGCTGCTGATGCTGCTGGTGATTTGGCCCGCCCTGCCACAACCGGCTTCGACTGCCGCACAAACCCACACCTCAGCACCTGACAGCCGCCAACCCGGAATCGCACGACTGGGGGCGATTTATGGGCTGTATGGCCTGGGGTACATCATTCCTGCGACGTTTTTGTCACAGATGGCAAACGCACGGTTTCACGGCCAATGGCAAGCCGATCTGTTCTGGCCTGCCTTCGGGCTATGCGCCGCGATTGGCGTGGTACTGATCAGTTTTCGTCGTCATCGCCCTGCCACCACCCGTTATTGGCTGATGGGCGCGCTGTGGGTTCAGGCCTTTGGCGTACTTGCGTGCCTGATACCGAGCAGCGCAGGCCTGGCCCTGGGTGTGATCCTGTGCGGCACGCCGTTTCTGGCCTGCATGTCGCTGGTCATGCAGCGCTCACGGGATCTGGCGCCCCGCGCCACCGCCCGAAACGCAGCCCTGTTGACCGCCTGCTTTGCCGTGGGCCAGCTGTCCGGGCCATTGCTGGCAGCCCTCAGCAGCCATTTCAGCGGTGGACTGCAACCGGCGCTGATCATTGCCGCCAGCGGGCTGTTGCTTGCTGGCGTGCTTGCCTGGAAGTCGATCAGTGCCCCAGCAGAGCGCGCACTTTGCGGCGCACCCACTGCTCAGCGCTGA
- a CDS encoding alpha/beta hydrolase yields the protein MTVRVLILPGLFNSGTEHWQSHWEQRYSGLHRVKQENWETPVCTDWVQNLQKKITKSERPVVLVGHSLACTLIARWAQQHPKEARRVRGALLVAPSDTEADSYPPGTTGFSPMPLNTLPFDAITVASTNDPYVTQERASAFSDAWGSELVWLENAGHINGEGGYGNWPQGIELLFKLTGDPQFKQA from the coding sequence ATGACAGTCAGGGTGTTGATCTTGCCGGGCCTGTTCAATTCGGGAACAGAGCATTGGCAATCTCACTGGGAACAGCGCTACAGCGGGCTGCACCGGGTCAAGCAGGAGAACTGGGAAACCCCCGTTTGTACGGATTGGGTGCAGAACCTGCAGAAAAAGATCACCAAGAGCGAGCGTCCTGTGGTGCTGGTGGGCCACAGCCTTGCCTGCACGCTGATTGCCCGTTGGGCGCAGCAGCACCCCAAAGAGGCGCGGCGTGTGCGTGGGGCACTGCTGGTCGCGCCCAGCGATACCGAAGCCGACAGTTATCCGCCAGGCACAACGGGTTTCAGCCCGATGCCGCTCAATACCCTGCCTTTTGACGCAATTACCGTCGCCAGTACCAACGACCCCTATGTCACCCAGGAGCGGGCCAGCGCATTCAGCGATGCCTGGGGCAGCGAACTGGTATGGCTGGAAAATGCCGGGCACATCAATGGTGAGGGGGGCTATGGCAACTGGCCCCAAGGGATCGAGTTGTTGTTCAAGCTCACAGGCGATCCACAGTTCAAGCAAGCCTGA
- a CDS encoding DUF2177 family protein translates to MSKAVWAYIGALLAFLVLDGLWLGVLMSSTYKELLGSLMLAQPKWGPAIVFYLMYVLGVVFFVVLPALARASARRAALAGAFFGLVAYGTYDMTNWATLQGWSAQLALMDMAWGGLLTCLASLSGYWTARKLAS, encoded by the coding sequence ATGAGCAAGGCAGTGTGGGCGTATATCGGTGCGTTACTGGCTTTTCTGGTGCTCGACGGCCTGTGGCTCGGCGTGCTCATGAGCTCTACCTATAAAGAGCTGCTGGGCTCGTTGATGCTGGCGCAGCCCAAGTGGGGCCCGGCCATCGTGTTCTATCTGATGTACGTGCTGGGCGTGGTGTTCTTTGTCGTGCTGCCGGCCCTTGCCCGGGCCAGTGCGCGCAGAGCTGCATTGGCCGGCGCGTTCTTCGGGCTGGTCGCCTATGGCACTTACGACATGACCAACTGGGCTACGCTGCAAGGCTGGTCTGCCCAGTTGGCTTTGATGGACATGGCGTGGGGCGGGTTGTTGACCTGTCTTGCTTCATTGTCGGGTTACTGGACGGCCCGCAAGCTGGCGTCCTGA
- a CDS encoding carboxylate/amino acid/amine transporter — translation MGYLLIVTLIQAFSFSLIGEYLAGHVDSYFAVLVRVVLAGLVFIPLTRWRQVEPGFMRGMLLIGALQFGITYVCLYLSFRVLTVPEVLLFTILTPLHVTLIEDALNRRFNPWALVAALVAVAGAAVIRFDSISPDFFGGFLLLQLGNFTYAAGQVLYKRLVARYPSDVPHYQRFGFFYLGALAVVLPAFLLFGKANFLPEAPLQWGVLVFLGLISTALGLYWWNKGACMVRVGTLAVMNILHVPVGLLISLLIWNQHEPLGRLFIGGLVIAFAVWISRLDRRAVTV, via the coding sequence ATGGGCTATCTGTTAATTGTCACCTTGATTCAAGCATTCTCCTTCAGCCTGATTGGCGAGTATCTGGCTGGACATGTCGACAGCTACTTTGCGGTGCTGGTGCGTGTGGTGCTGGCGGGGCTGGTATTCATCCCCCTGACGCGCTGGCGTCAGGTAGAGCCTGGCTTTATGCGTGGCATGCTGCTGATCGGTGCCCTGCAGTTCGGCATCACTTACGTCTGTCTGTACTTGAGTTTTCGGGTGCTTACAGTGCCGGAGGTGCTGTTGTTCACCATCCTCACTCCGCTGCATGTGACCCTGATCGAAGATGCCCTTAATCGCCGTTTCAACCCGTGGGCGCTGGTGGCGGCACTTGTAGCTGTAGCGGGGGCGGCGGTCATTCGCTTTGACAGCATCAGCCCGGACTTCTTTGGAGGCTTCCTGTTGCTGCAATTGGGCAATTTCACCTATGCCGCCGGGCAGGTGTTGTACAAGCGCCTGGTGGCGCGTTACCCGAGCGACGTGCCGCATTACCAGCGGTTTGGTTTCTTTTATCTGGGGGCTTTGGCAGTGGTGTTGCCGGCCTTCCTGCTATTTGGCAAGGCCAACTTCCTGCCTGAGGCTCCCTTGCAGTGGGGTGTTCTGGTATTTCTGGGGCTGATTTCTACGGCCCTGGGCCTGTACTGGTGGAACAAAGGCGCGTGCATGGTCAGGGTTGGCACGTTGGCTGTGATGAACATTTTGCATGTGCCGGTCGGCCTGTTGATCAGTTTGCTGATCTGGAACCAGCACGAGCCGCTGGGGCGACTGTTCATCGGCGGGCTGGTGATTGCATTTGCCGTGTGGATCAGCCGGCTAGACCGCAGGGCTGTGACGGTCTAA
- a CDS encoding PA1414 family protein — protein MKDKLQTWLHDVGVALGLIEPPLQPVPIPVDDTRRRPQRRR, from the coding sequence ATGAAAGACAAACTGCAAACTTGGCTTCATGACGTTGGTGTTGCGCTTGGCCTGATCGAGCCGCCACTGCAGCCTGTGCCGATTCCTGTCGATGACACGCGTCGCCGTCCACAACGTCGCCGCTAA
- a CDS encoding TorF family putative porin translates to MLTRAVLLTGTLLASTIVDAQVFSRELGNFDLKLATQPSRSMAQGLVKPTSPGSTFHGGLDLTHDSGWYAGQWAPTMGIKPGSNLEVDSYLGYKHPFDQTLSYELGVIHYSYPKLDSLDSQQIFAGLTVLGTRFGAAFSNDPDRRDSTLFADLGVNQPFGIGVSMKYTTHQLGSPVSIADGGRVSAFNDWSIKFSRPWMGIDLDLIYSDSSLDGTDCSAYSGQNAQCDGLLTFKAERTFY, encoded by the coding sequence ATGCTCACACGGGCGGTACTGCTGACCGGCACGTTGCTGGCCAGCACGATTGTAGATGCACAGGTCTTTTCCCGCGAACTGGGCAACTTCGACCTCAAACTGGCCACACAGCCCAGCCGCAGCATGGCTCAGGGCCTGGTCAAGCCTACAAGCCCCGGCTCGACCTTTCATGGCGGCCTGGACCTGACCCATGACAGTGGCTGGTACGCTGGCCAATGGGCACCCACCATGGGCATCAAGCCTGGCAGCAATCTGGAAGTTGATTCCTACCTGGGCTACAAACACCCCTTCGACCAAACCCTGAGCTACGAGCTGGGGGTAATCCACTACAGCTACCCTAAACTCGACTCACTGGACAGTCAGCAGATTTTTGCCGGCCTGACCGTGCTGGGTACGCGCTTTGGCGCCGCTTTCAGCAACGACCCGGACCGACGCGACAGCACACTGTTTGCCGACCTGGGGGTCAACCAGCCCTTCGGTATCGGAGTGAGCATGAAATACACCACCCACCAATTGGGCTCCCCCGTATCCATTGCCGATGGTGGCCGCGTGAGCGCTTTCAATGACTGGTCGATAAAATTTTCCCGCCCCTGGATGGGCATCGACCTGGATCTGATCTACAGCGACTCCAGCCTGGACGGCACAGACTGTTCAGCGTATTCGGGGCAAAACGCCCAGTGTGATGGCTTGCTGACATTCAAGGCCGAGCGAACTTTTTACTGA
- a CDS encoding DEAD/DEAH box helicase, with protein MFSDFALHERLLKAVAELKFVEPTPVQAAAIPLALEGRDLRVTAQTGSGKTAAFVLPILNRLIGPAKIRVSIKALILLPTRELAQQTLKEVERFSQFTFIKSGLITGGEDFKVQAAMLRKVPDILIGTPGRLLEQLNAGNLDLKEVEVLVLDEADRMLDMGFSEDVQRLVDECPNRQQTMLFSATTGGSGLREMIGKVLNNAEHLQLNQVSQLNATTRQQIITADHNQHKEQIVNWLLANETYQKAIVFTNTRAMADRIYGRLVAQDYKAFVLHGEKDQKDRKLAIDRLKQGGVKILVATDVAARGLDVEGLDLVINFDMPRSGDEYVHRIGRTGRAGNDGLAISLICHGDWNLMSSVERYLKQSFERRTIKEVKGVYGGPKNVKASGKAVGVKKKKTDAKGVKKKSGAKAPTKRKIANRPKTDALSLVSKDGMAPLKRRKPEAPAAE; from the coding sequence GTGTTTTCCGATTTCGCCCTGCACGAACGCCTGCTTAAAGCTGTGGCCGAGCTTAAATTTGTCGAGCCTACGCCTGTGCAAGCAGCGGCCATCCCGCTCGCGCTCGAAGGGCGTGACCTGCGGGTTACAGCTCAAACCGGGAGTGGTAAAACTGCCGCTTTCGTACTGCCGATTCTGAATCGTCTGATTGGTCCAGCCAAAATCCGTGTAAGTATCAAAGCGTTGATTCTGCTGCCGACCCGCGAGCTGGCACAACAAACGCTCAAGGAAGTTGAGCGTTTTTCGCAGTTCACGTTCATCAAGTCCGGCCTGATCACCGGCGGTGAAGACTTCAAGGTCCAGGCCGCCATGCTGCGCAAGGTGCCGGATATCCTGATCGGCACCCCGGGTCGTTTGCTGGAGCAACTGAATGCCGGCAACCTCGACTTGAAAGAAGTTGAAGTGCTGGTACTCGACGAAGCCGACCGCATGCTCGACATGGGCTTCTCCGAAGACGTCCAGCGTCTGGTCGACGAGTGCCCTAATCGCCAGCAGACCATGCTGTTCTCGGCCACCACCGGTGGTTCGGGTCTGCGCGAGATGATCGGCAAGGTGTTGAACAATGCCGAGCACTTGCAGCTCAATCAGGTCAGCCAGCTGAACGCTACCACGCGTCAGCAAATCATCACCGCTGACCACAACCAGCACAAAGAGCAGATTGTTAACTGGCTGCTGGCAAACGAGACGTACCAAAAAGCGATCGTTTTCACCAATACCCGCGCTATGGCTGACCGTATCTACGGTCGTCTGGTGGCTCAGGACTACAAAGCGTTTGTCTTGCACGGTGAAAAAGACCAGAAGGACCGCAAGCTGGCCATCGACCGCCTGAAGCAGGGCGGCGTCAAGATTTTGGTAGCCACCGACGTGGCGGCCCGTGGCCTGGACGTTGAAGGCCTGGATCTGGTGATCAACTTCGATATGCCACGCAGCGGCGACGAATACGTGCACCGTATTGGTCGTACGGGTCGTGCGGGTAACGATGGCCTGGCCATCTCGTTGATCTGCCACGGCGACTGGAACCTGATGTCCAGCGTCGAGCGCTACCTGAAGCAGAGCTTCGAGCGCCGCACCATCAAGGAAGTCAAAGGCGTTTACGGCGGTCCGAAAAACGTCAAGGCCTCGGGCAAAGCTGTTGGTGTGAAGAAGAAAAAAACCGACGCCAAGGGTGTCAAGAAGAAGTCGGGCGCCAAGGCTCCGACCAAGCGCAAAATTGCCAACCGCCCGAAGACTGATGCACTGTCGCTGGTCAGCAAGGACGGCATGGCTCCGCTCAAGCGCCGCAAGCCAGAAGCACCGGCTGCTGAATAA
- a CDS encoding DMT family transporter, translating into MSVTRRATDAFALQVMLGLCLIWGVQQVIIKIAAPDIAPVMQAALRSGISALLVGLLICWKGGWSQVPATWRGGLLAGSLFGLEFFFIAEGLQLTSAAHMSVFLYTAPIFTALGINWLLPSERLRPLQWLGIILAFAGIAFSFAGGISFADMDRNMLLGDVYGILAGMAWGATTVVVRGSRLSEAPVTLTLFYQLVVGFFGLLVIAAASGQITHVSLTTVAVASVLFQGLVVSFFSYLVWFWLLKRYMASNLAVFSFMTPLFGVTFGVLVLHEPLSVNFVVGAILVLCGITFVSAEQWVRRKVRALLGH; encoded by the coding sequence ATGAGTGTTACGCGGCGTGCAACGGATGCATTCGCACTGCAGGTCATGCTGGGCTTATGCCTGATCTGGGGCGTGCAGCAGGTCATCATCAAAATTGCCGCACCCGACATCGCCCCCGTGATGCAAGCGGCCTTGCGCTCAGGTATTTCAGCGCTGCTGGTGGGCCTGTTGATCTGCTGGAAGGGTGGCTGGAGCCAGGTGCCCGCCACCTGGCGTGGCGGCTTGCTGGCCGGTAGCCTCTTCGGCCTTGAGTTCTTCTTCATTGCCGAAGGGCTGCAACTGACCAGTGCTGCGCATATGTCGGTATTCCTCTATACCGCGCCCATTTTTACCGCCCTCGGAATCAACTGGCTGTTGCCCAGCGAGCGTTTACGACCGTTGCAATGGCTGGGGATCATTCTCGCGTTTGCCGGGATAGCCTTTTCTTTTGCCGGGGGGATTTCGTTTGCCGACATGGACCGCAACATGCTGCTGGGCGATGTCTACGGGATTCTGGCAGGCATGGCCTGGGGGGCGACCACGGTGGTGGTGCGCGGCTCCCGGTTGTCGGAAGCGCCAGTCACCCTGACCCTGTTCTACCAGCTTGTCGTAGGTTTTTTCGGATTGTTGGTAATTGCAGCGGCCAGCGGCCAGATCACCCATGTCAGCCTGACCACCGTCGCGGTGGCCAGCGTGCTGTTTCAGGGTTTGGTTGTGTCGTTCTTCAGCTACCTGGTGTGGTTCTGGCTGCTCAAGCGCTATATGGCTTCCAATCTGGCGGTGTTCTCATTCATGACGCCCCTGTTTGGCGTGACCTTCGGTGTGCTGGTGCTTCACGAGCCCCTGAGCGTCAACTTTGTGGTGGGTGCGATTCTGGTGCTGTGCGGCATCACGTTTGTCAGCGCTGAGCAGTGGGTGCGCCGCAAAGTGCGCGCTCTGCTGGGGCACTGA
- a CDS encoding mechanosensitive ion channel family protein, translated as METQPLWTQIRTLWANLDQHPWVSAMLGLIVLVGIALLAGHIARILVLRVTKILGRQPALHWINDLREHKVFHRLAQLTPSLMVQFGRNLVPDMSDNGRHFLGNLALAITIFVLTRVISSLLDALLDIYSRTNYAKTRPIKGYIQLTKMLLYVFSAIIIVATLIDRSPMLLLSGLGAMSAVILLVYKDTLLSFVASVQLTSNDLLRVGDWIEMPQVGADGDVIDITLHTVKVQNFDKTIVSIPTWRLMSESFKNWRGMQQSGGRRIKRSLYIDAADIAFLTDEQEQRLEQVRLLSDYLHRKKAELKSWNEAQGNVAAMSANRRRMTNIGTFRAYALAYLKSHTDIQPNMTCMVRQMQATPQGVPLEVYCFTRTTVWSEYEQIQGDIFDYLLSVLPEFGLSMYQQPSGNDLRKGLLSKLNTPLELSKDD; from the coding sequence ATGGAAACTCAACCACTCTGGACCCAAATCCGGACCCTTTGGGCAAACCTGGATCAACATCCCTGGGTCAGTGCCATGCTGGGTCTGATCGTTCTGGTGGGCATTGCCCTGCTGGCCGGTCACATTGCACGCATCCTGGTGTTGCGCGTGACCAAAATCCTGGGCCGTCAGCCGGCCCTGCACTGGATCAACGATTTACGCGAACACAAGGTGTTCCATCGCCTGGCGCAATTGACCCCCTCCCTGATGGTGCAGTTCGGACGCAACCTGGTGCCGGACATGAGCGACAACGGTCGCCACTTCCTTGGCAACCTGGCGCTGGCCATAACCATTTTTGTGCTCACGCGTGTGATCAGCTCACTGCTGGATGCCTTGCTCGATATCTATTCGCGCACCAATTACGCAAAGACCCGGCCGATCAAGGGCTACATTCAGCTGACTAAAATGCTGCTGTATGTGTTCTCCGCAATCATCATTGTCGCAACCCTGATCGACCGCTCGCCAATGCTGCTGCTCTCCGGCCTTGGCGCAATGTCTGCTGTCATTCTGCTGGTCTACAAGGACACGCTGTTGTCGTTTGTGGCCAGCGTGCAGTTGACCAGCAATGATTTGCTGCGCGTAGGCGACTGGATCGAGATGCCGCAGGTCGGTGCCGATGGCGATGTAATCGACATCACCCTGCACACCGTCAAAGTACAGAACTTCGACAAAACCATTGTCTCGATTCCGACCTGGCGTTTGATGTCCGAATCGTTCAAAAACTGGCGTGGCATGCAGCAGTCCGGCGGACGCCGGATCAAGCGCAGCCTGTATATTGACGCCGCCGACATTGCTTTTTTGACCGATGAGCAGGAGCAGCGCCTGGAACAGGTACGCCTGTTGAGCGATTACCTGCATCGCAAGAAAGCAGAGCTCAAAAGCTGGAACGAAGCCCAGGGCAATGTCGCAGCCATGTCTGCCAACCGTCGGCGCATGACCAACATAGGCACTTTCCGCGCCTATGCCCTGGCCTACCTGAAAAGCCATACCGACATTCAGCCGAACATGACCTGCATGGTCCGCCAGATGCAAGCCACGCCACAGGGTGTACCCCTTGAGGTGTATTGCTTTACCCGGACCACGGTGTGGAGCGAATACGAGCAAATCCAGGGCGATATTTTCGACTACCTGTTGTCAGTGCTGCCCGAATTCGGGCTCAGCATGTATCAGCAACCGAGCGGCAATGACCTGCGCAAAGGATTGCTGAGCAAGCTGAATACTCCGCTGGAGCTGTCCAAAGACGATTGA